A part of Actinobaculum sp. 313 genomic DNA contains:
- the gdhA gene encoding NADP-specific glutamate dehydrogenase gives MDDRIERIHSAVIARNPAEPEFHQAVGEVLESLEPVLAARPEYLDEAILERIVEPERQLIFRVPWEDDEGNIHVNRGFRVEFNSALGPYKGGLRFHPSVNLGIIKFLGFEQIFKNALTGQGIGGGKGGSDFDPHGKSDREVMRFCQSFMTELSRHIGPDTDVPAGDIGVGGREIGYLFGQYKRLRNRFDAGVLTGKALGWGGSLGRTEATGYGTVMFAKAMLATQGESLEGKTVLVSGSGNVAIYAVQRAQAEGARVVSISDSSGSVYDPDGIDFDLLKQVKEVQRGRVADYAAARPGAQLRTGEKVWTIEGADIALPCATQNEIDEDAAKELANNGVKLVAEGANMPSTPEAINVYREAGILYAPGKAANAGGVATSALEMQQNSARQQWSFDTTVGKLSEIMASIHDTCLAAADEFGHPGDYVLGANAAGFQKTADAMIQQGLV, from the coding sequence ATGGACGATCGTATCGAACGCATTCACAGCGCAGTTATCGCGCGCAACCCCGCTGAACCGGAGTTCCACCAGGCCGTTGGGGAGGTTCTGGAGTCGCTTGAGCCGGTGCTCGCAGCTCGTCCCGAATACCTGGATGAAGCTATCCTGGAGCGAATCGTTGAGCCGGAGCGTCAGCTCATTTTCCGCGTGCCATGGGAAGACGACGAAGGGAACATCCACGTCAATCGTGGGTTCCGTGTCGAATTCAATTCTGCACTTGGACCCTACAAGGGCGGACTGCGATTCCATCCATCCGTCAACCTCGGTATTATCAAGTTCCTCGGTTTTGAACAGATCTTCAAGAATGCTCTGACCGGTCAGGGCATTGGCGGTGGCAAGGGCGGCTCGGATTTCGACCCGCATGGCAAGTCAGATCGTGAAGTGATGCGCTTCTGCCAGTCCTTTATGACTGAACTTTCGCGCCACATCGGCCCGGACACCGACGTGCCGGCCGGCGATATTGGCGTGGGCGGCCGCGAGATCGGCTATCTGTTCGGCCAGTACAAGCGCCTGCGAAATCGCTTCGACGCCGGAGTGCTGACGGGCAAGGCCCTGGGCTGGGGCGGCTCGCTCGGCCGAACCGAGGCCACCGGCTACGGCACAGTCATGTTCGCAAAGGCCATGCTCGCCACGCAGGGAGAGTCTCTCGAAGGTAAGACGGTACTAGTCTCCGGCTCCGGTAATGTGGCGATCTACGCTGTGCAGCGCGCCCAGGCCGAAGGTGCGAGGGTCGTGTCAATCTCCGATTCCTCCGGGTCTGTTTATGATCCCGACGGCATTGATTTTGACCTGCTCAAGCAGGTCAAGGAGGTCCAGCGTGGTAGGGTGGCCGACTATGCGGCGGCGCGCCCCGGTGCACAGCTACGAACCGGTGAAAAGGTGTGGACCATTGAAGGCGCTGATATCGCTTTGCCTTGCGCCACCCAGAACGAGATCGATGAAGACGCCGCCAAGGAGCTCGCCAATAACGGCGTGAAGCTTGTGGCGGAGGGTGCGAATATGCCCTCGACGCCGGAGGCAATCAACGTGTATCGAGAGGCGGGAATCCTGTACGCCCCGGGTAAGGCCGCTAATGCCGGCGGTGTCGCAACCTCCGCGCTGGAGATGCAGCAGAACTCGGCTCGCCAACAGTGGAGCTTTGACACTACCGTCGGCAAGTTGTCCGAGATTATGGCGAGTATTCACGATACCTGCCTAGCGGCCGCCGACGAGTTCGGCCATCCCGGCGACTACGTGCTCGGCGCGAACGCGGCAGGGTTCCAGAAGACCGCCGACGCAATGATTCAGCAGGGACTGGTGTGA
- a CDS encoding cupin domain-containing protein has protein sequence MASNRDEFAAQNVFGLGAPNDAYAQYFIGQSYLNPLTPPDEDPLFMVNVTFEPGCRNSWHIHHATRGGGQIIVCTAGSGWCQIEGEEPVSLEPGSVAVFPANVKHWHGAKKAPGSPT, from the coding sequence GTGGCATCGAATCGTGATGAGTTCGCCGCGCAAAACGTATTTGGACTCGGTGCCCCCAATGATGCCTATGCACAATACTTCATCGGGCAGTCGTACCTAAATCCGTTGACGCCACCGGATGAGGACCCGCTCTTTATGGTAAATGTCACCTTCGAGCCGGGTTGTCGCAATAGTTGGCATATCCACCACGCCACGCGGGGAGGCGGGCAGATCATTGTTTGCACCGCTGGGTCCGGCTGGTGCCAGATCGAAGGGGAGGAACCGGTCAGCCTCGAGCCCGGCTCCGTAGCCGTTTTTCCGGCTAACGTAAAGCACTGGCACGGCGCCAAAAAGGCGCCTGGTTCTCCCACATAG
- the purL gene encoding phosphoribosylformylglycinamidine synthase subunit PurL: protein MAFSQIESARSPESSGQPTVTQNYDTVDNAAATPDQQMPWRELGLKEDEYQRIRSILGRRPTIAELSMYSVMWSEHCSYKSSKKHLGEQFGRKTTAAMREHLLVGMGQNAGVVDIGGGWAVTFKVESHNHPSFVEPYQGAATGVGGIVRDIIAMGARPVAVMDQLRFGAVDHPDTARVVHGVVAGVGGYGNCLGLPNIGGETEFDPSYQGNPLVNALCVGVMRHGDIHLANAEGVGNKVVLFGARTGGDGIGGASILASETFDGGMPSKRPSVQVGDPFMEKVLIECCLELFSAGVVEAIQDLGAAGISCATSELAANGHSGMHIDLEKVLLRDPSLSAGEILMSESQERMMAIVSPEKIADFLAVTRKWEVETAIIGEVTSDARLRIDHNGHRIVDVDPSTVAVDGPVYDRAYARPTWQDTLQANSARNLPTPTNTAELREQILQVLTDPNQASKAWVTDQYDRFVRGNTALAQPDDAGVVRVDEQTGLGIAISTDANGWYTLLDPYAGAQQAVAEAYRNVCTVGAKPLAVTDCLNFGNPEDPAAMWQLVTAMEGMADACQALGIPVTGGNVSLYNSSGGVGTAEDADTSGPSDPAGETHAPSSTGPEGEIGAAARPTTSINPTPVVGVLGVMADTTTAVPSGFQEEGLAIILLGATAAELDGSAWARIVHCHVGGRPPRVDLAAEQALGRVLLALHDADTQGMGRITHAAHDLSTGGLIQALADMTTRCGIGASIDLASVCSQVGIDSFTALFSESQGRALVAVPEGFLPAVRAAAQAEGVPMVRIGTTGGEILAITPAEGQGTATEALVFDVAALRASSEAVLPALFT, encoded by the coding sequence ATGGCTTTCTCACAGATTGAATCCGCCCGGTCGCCGGAATCATCCGGGCAACCCACAGTCACCCAGAACTACGACACCGTGGACAATGCCGCAGCAACTCCCGATCAGCAGATGCCGTGGAGGGAGCTGGGACTGAAAGAGGATGAGTACCAGCGGATTCGCAGCATCCTTGGCAGGCGCCCAACTATCGCCGAGTTGTCCATGTACTCTGTCATGTGGTCAGAGCACTGCTCCTACAAGTCTTCGAAGAAACATTTGGGTGAACAATTCGGGCGGAAAACGACAGCCGCCATGCGTGAGCACCTTCTGGTAGGCATGGGGCAAAACGCGGGCGTCGTCGACATTGGCGGCGGGTGGGCGGTGACCTTCAAGGTGGAATCGCATAATCATCCGAGTTTTGTAGAGCCGTATCAGGGTGCGGCGACCGGAGTTGGCGGTATCGTGCGCGACATTATTGCCATGGGTGCGCGCCCCGTGGCGGTTATGGACCAGCTGCGCTTCGGCGCCGTCGATCACCCCGATACCGCCCGCGTGGTGCACGGCGTCGTCGCCGGAGTCGGCGGTTACGGCAACTGCCTGGGCCTGCCCAACATCGGTGGTGAAACCGAGTTTGACCCGTCGTATCAGGGGAATCCTTTGGTTAATGCCCTGTGCGTTGGCGTGATGCGGCACGGCGATATTCACCTCGCCAACGCGGAAGGGGTGGGAAACAAGGTCGTGCTATTTGGAGCTCGGACCGGGGGTGATGGCATTGGTGGAGCCTCGATTCTTGCCTCGGAGACCTTCGACGGCGGCATGCCAAGCAAGCGGCCCTCGGTGCAGGTCGGTGATCCCTTCATGGAGAAGGTGCTCATCGAGTGCTGCCTTGAACTCTTCTCGGCCGGAGTAGTGGAGGCTATCCAAGATCTGGGAGCGGCCGGGATTTCCTGTGCCACAAGTGAGCTGGCGGCCAATGGTCATTCCGGTATGCATATCGATCTGGAGAAGGTGTTGCTGCGCGATCCGTCCTTGAGCGCCGGTGAGATCTTGATGAGTGAGTCGCAGGAACGGATGATGGCGATCGTCAGCCCGGAGAAGATCGCCGACTTCTTGGCCGTCACACGCAAGTGGGAGGTGGAGACTGCCATTATCGGAGAGGTGACGAGCGACGCCCGCCTGCGTATCGACCACAATGGCCACCGCATTGTCGACGTCGACCCTTCCACCGTGGCGGTTGACGGGCCGGTATATGATCGGGCATATGCGCGGCCGACGTGGCAGGATACATTGCAGGCCAATTCGGCTAGGAATTTACCGACGCCGACTAACACCGCGGAGTTGCGCGAACAGATTCTGCAGGTCCTCACAGATCCTAATCAGGCCTCGAAGGCATGGGTGACGGACCAATATGACAGATTCGTGCGTGGCAATACGGCCCTGGCACAGCCTGACGACGCCGGCGTGGTCCGCGTTGACGAACAGACCGGACTCGGCATAGCAATCTCCACCGACGCCAATGGCTGGTACACCCTACTGGACCCGTACGCCGGTGCGCAGCAGGCGGTGGCCGAGGCATATCGCAATGTGTGCACGGTAGGTGCGAAGCCGCTCGCCGTGACGGACTGCCTGAATTTCGGCAACCCGGAGGACCCGGCGGCAATGTGGCAGTTGGTTACAGCGATGGAGGGGATGGCAGACGCGTGCCAGGCTCTCGGTATACCGGTGACTGGGGGGAACGTCTCGCTTTACAACTCATCGGGAGGAGTCGGCACGGCAGAGGATGCCGATACATCCGGGCCTTCCGACCCGGCGGGGGAGACCCACGCGCCTTCCAGCACCGGGCCGGAAGGCGAAATCGGCGCAGCCGCCCGCCCGACCACATCAATCAATCCGACGCCGGTTGTGGGTGTGCTTGGCGTTATGGCCGATACCACCACTGCGGTGCCCTCCGGGTTCCAGGAGGAAGGGCTTGCGATCATACTGCTTGGTGCCACGGCGGCGGAGCTTGACGGATCCGCCTGGGCGCGTATTGTCCACTGTCATGTAGGTGGCCGCCCACCCCGCGTGGACTTGGCGGCCGAGCAGGCGCTCGGGCGGGTGCTGCTCGCACTGCATGACGCCGATACGCAGGGAATGGGCAGAATCACCCACGCGGCGCATGATCTCTCCACGGGCGGGCTCATTCAGGCGCTTGCCGACATGACCACGCGATGCGGTATCGGCGCGTCGATTGATTTGGCATCGGTGTGTTCGCAAGTGGGTATTGACTCATTCACAGCACTGTTCTCGGAGTCGCAGGGGCGTGCACTGGTGGCCGTACCGGAAGGATTTCTTCCCGCCGTGCGGGCTGCAGCGCAAGCGGAGGGAGTCCCCATGGTGCGTATTGGCACAACCGGTGGCGAAATCCTCGCGATTACCCCGGCGGAGGGGCAAGGTACGGCAACAGAAGCCCTCGTTTTCGATGTCGCTGCACTTCGTGCGAGTAGCGAAGCGGTTCTTCCCGCGTTGTTCACATAG
- the purQ gene encoding phosphoribosylformylglycinamidine synthase subunit PurQ, which translates to MRIGIVTFPGTLDDDDAARAVRIADGEAISLWHASDNLHGVDAVVLPGGFSYGDYLRCGAIAALAPVMTAVVEAAGRGLPVLGICNGFQILCESHLLPGALIRNDHQRFICREQELVVENTATPWTRQFETNEHIVIPLKNGEGSFQAPAAVIRQLEDEGRVVFRYAGTNPNGSVHDIAGICSAAGNVVGLMPHPEHAVERGFGPAGREGLRTGTDGLRFFTSVLTELVS; encoded by the coding sequence GTGAGGATCGGGATTGTCACCTTCCCGGGAACCTTGGACGACGACGACGCAGCGCGTGCTGTCCGCATTGCCGACGGCGAGGCGATTTCCCTCTGGCACGCCTCGGATAACTTGCATGGTGTGGACGCCGTTGTCCTTCCGGGCGGATTCTCCTATGGTGACTATCTGCGCTGCGGCGCAATCGCAGCACTTGCGCCGGTGATGACCGCAGTGGTTGAAGCCGCCGGACGCGGGCTCCCTGTTCTAGGGATCTGCAACGGCTTCCAGATTCTCTGCGAATCGCACCTGTTGCCGGGAGCGCTTATTCGCAATGACCACCAGCGTTTCATTTGCCGTGAGCAGGAGCTCGTTGTGGAGAACACTGCCACTCCTTGGACGCGCCAGTTCGAAACCAACGAGCACATCGTCATCCCGCTGAAGAACGGCGAGGGCTCCTTTCAGGCACCGGCAGCGGTAATCAGGCAACTGGAAGACGAGGGGCGGGTAGTTTTCCGATATGCGGGAACGAATCCCAATGGTTCGGTGCACGATATTGCCGGAATCTGCTCCGCAGCGGGTAACGTTGTCGGTCTTATGCCGCACCCGGAACACGCCGTTGAACGAGGCTTCGGACCGGCGGGCCGTGAAGGGCTGCGAACCGGCACCGACGGCTTGCGCTTCTTCACCTCTGTTCTCACGGAACTGGTCTCATGA
- a CDS encoding phosphoribosylformylglycinamidine synthase subunit PurS, with protein sequence MGRIIVEVMPKPEILDPQGKAVGGALNRQGSSPFTDVRQGKRFELTVQGVVTEATLDAARQAAQTVLSNPIIEDVVAVYEADEEPGQ encoded by the coding sequence ATGGGACGCATTATCGTGGAAGTCATGCCAAAACCGGAGATTCTTGACCCGCAGGGGAAGGCCGTGGGCGGAGCATTGAACCGCCAAGGCAGTAGCCCGTTTACCGATGTACGGCAGGGCAAGCGTTTTGAATTGACGGTTCAGGGCGTGGTGACTGAAGCAACGCTCGATGCGGCGAGGCAGGCCGCGCAGACGGTACTGTCCAATCCGATTATTGAAGATGTCGTGGCCGTATACGAGGCGGATGAGGAGCCGGGGCAGTGA
- a CDS encoding phosphoribosylaminoimidazolesuccinocarboxamide synthase: MSGSENRPSLPGWTHIYSGKVRDVYVPADARAHSGVDTYLIVASDRISAFDHVLPSAIPEKGKILNQLSLWWFEQLGDIIPNHFISTDVPQAVAGRAMITRRLNMFPIECVVRGYLTGSGMAEYQESGEVCGVKLPAGLLEADRLEEPIFTPAAKAPAGGGGHDENITFGAMIRRVGVGPAHALRSASLAIYERARELAAQRGIIIADTKFEFGVSPDAGENTIILADEVLTPDSSRFWSMQGYEAGKHQPSLDKQFVRDWLTSPESGWDRTSGEQPPELPEEVIAKTRERYVRAYETLTGRAWQ, from the coding sequence ATGAGCGGGAGCGAGAATCGGCCGAGCCTTCCCGGTTGGACCCACATTTATTCGGGGAAGGTACGGGATGTCTACGTTCCGGCCGACGCCAGGGCTCATTCCGGGGTCGATACGTATTTGATCGTGGCATCGGACCGTATCAGCGCATTCGACCATGTGCTTCCCTCAGCGATTCCGGAGAAGGGAAAGATACTCAATCAGCTTTCCCTGTGGTGGTTCGAACAGCTGGGAGATATCATTCCCAACCACTTCATCTCCACAGATGTTCCGCAGGCGGTTGCGGGGCGGGCCATGATCACACGGCGCTTGAATATGTTTCCAATCGAATGCGTTGTGCGTGGATACCTGACCGGCTCCGGGATGGCGGAATACCAGGAGAGCGGCGAGGTCTGCGGTGTTAAACTGCCCGCCGGTCTGCTTGAAGCGGATCGCTTGGAAGAACCCATTTTCACCCCCGCCGCAAAGGCTCCCGCAGGGGGAGGTGGTCATGACGAGAACATCACCTTCGGGGCGATGATCCGCCGCGTCGGCGTGGGCCCTGCGCATGCTCTTCGGTCCGCTTCACTCGCAATTTACGAGCGTGCTCGGGAACTGGCGGCACAGCGTGGCATTATCATCGCCGACACCAAGTTTGAGTTTGGAGTCTCACCAGATGCCGGTGAGAACACGATTATTCTGGCCGATGAAGTCCTCACCCCGGACTCGTCGCGTTTCTGGTCCATGCAAGGATACGAGGCGGGGAAGCACCAACCGTCGCTCGATAAGCAATTCGTCCGTGATTGGCTGACATCGCCGGAGTCGGGCTGGGATCGCACGTCTGGTGAACAGCCGCCGGAGCTACCGGAAGAGGTCATCGCGAAAACGCGCGAACGCTACGTGAGGGCATACGAAACGCTGACCGGTCGCGCCTGGCAATAG
- the purD gene encoding phosphoribosylamine--glycine ligase, translating into MKILLLGSGGREHALALALHRDPSVTELFVAPGNPATAELGRNIPLDVLDGEAVAVQAVRLGVDLVVIGPEAPLVAGVADDVREAGIAVFGPSREAARLEGSKAFAKDVMAVAEVPTALARVCTTREQVEEALDAFGPPYVVKDDGLAAGKGVVVTTSRDEALAHADICLAKDSGDATTAGQPAAVVEEFLDGPEVSLFCICDGAHVIPLEPAQDFKRAYDGNEGPNTGGMGAYSPLPWAPDTLVGDVVDRVAQPVVDEMARRGTPFIGLLYCGLALTSRGLRVVEFNVRFGDPETQSVLPRLKTPLGVLLYAAATGHLPADTVLDWSDEAAVTVVLAAQGYPGRVRTGDRISGIDEATSLPHAHVIQAGTALREGQLVSAGGRVLAAVGLGPNLVDARDNAYQVMARIGLSGSHFRSDIAAGM; encoded by the coding sequence GTGAAAATTCTCCTTCTGGGATCGGGCGGACGGGAGCATGCGCTCGCCCTCGCATTGCACAGGGATCCCTCCGTCACCGAACTTTTTGTCGCCCCCGGTAATCCCGCCACCGCCGAGTTGGGCCGGAATATTCCGCTCGATGTTCTCGATGGTGAGGCTGTTGCGGTGCAGGCCGTGCGCCTGGGCGTTGATCTGGTTGTTATTGGGCCGGAGGCTCCTCTTGTCGCGGGTGTTGCTGATGACGTGCGAGAAGCAGGGATAGCTGTATTCGGACCATCCCGCGAGGCGGCCCGACTGGAGGGCTCCAAGGCCTTCGCCAAAGATGTCATGGCGGTCGCCGAAGTTCCGACAGCGCTTGCACGTGTGTGTACCACCCGGGAGCAGGTGGAGGAAGCGCTAGATGCCTTCGGTCCGCCCTACGTGGTGAAGGATGACGGTCTCGCGGCAGGGAAAGGCGTCGTTGTTACCACCTCGCGTGACGAAGCGCTGGCACATGCCGACATCTGCCTGGCGAAGGACAGTGGCGACGCCACTACGGCCGGGCAGCCCGCCGCCGTCGTGGAGGAATTCCTCGACGGCCCGGAAGTATCGCTCTTCTGCATATGCGACGGCGCCCATGTGATCCCACTCGAACCGGCGCAGGACTTCAAGCGGGCATATGACGGAAACGAAGGGCCGAATACCGGGGGAATGGGTGCATACTCGCCCCTGCCGTGGGCGCCGGACACCCTGGTCGGCGATGTCGTCGACCGCGTCGCGCAACCCGTCGTCGATGAAATGGCGCGACGTGGCACCCCGTTCATCGGCCTGCTGTACTGCGGACTCGCGTTGACCTCGCGAGGACTGCGCGTCGTCGAATTCAACGTCCGATTCGGCGATCCTGAGACGCAATCGGTGCTGCCGCGCCTCAAGACGCCGCTTGGTGTTCTTTTGTATGCAGCGGCGACCGGACATCTCCCAGCGGACACCGTCCTCGATTGGAGCGATGAAGCTGCGGTGACCGTGGTGCTGGCCGCGCAGGGGTATCCGGGTAGGGTCCGTACGGGTGATCGGATCAGCGGCATAGACGAGGCCACATCGCTGCCACACGCGCACGTGATCCAGGCAGGCACCGCGCTCCGCGAAGGCCAACTCGTTAGTGCCGGCGGTCGCGTCCTTGCGGCGGTGGGGCTCGGGCCAAATCTCGTGGACGCGCGCGACAATGCATACCAGGTTATGGCTAGAATCGGTCTGAGCGGATCGCACTTCCGCAGCGATATTGCGGCTGGGATGTGA
- a CDS encoding phosphoenolpyruvate carboxykinase (GTP) — MTSDKTYSVEEVRAGAPSEAPDDLVAWVVEQANLSKPDSIYWVDGSQEEWDRLTSEMVDSGMFIRLNPEKRPNSFLARSLPSDVARVESRTFICSEKEEDAGPTNHWAEPSEMKATLHEKFDGAMRGRTMYVIPFSMGPVGGPISQLGIELTDSPYVVCNMRIMTRMGSAALKLIGEGQTWVPSVHSVGYPLRDADGTTREDVAWPCNDEKYITHFPETNEIWSYGSGYGGNALLGKKCFALRIASTMARRDGWMAEHMLILRLTEESTGRQFHVTAAFPSACGKTNLAMLQPTIPGYKVETIGDDIAWMRPGPDGTLRAINPEAGFFGVAPGTAYTTNPMAMDTMKSNTIFTNVALTDDGDVWWEGIDGEQPEHLIDWQGNDFTPADTAAGKKAAHPNSRFTTPASQCPIICPDWEAPEGVPIDAILFGGRRATNVPLVAEQYEAAHGVFIGASVASEVTAAATDVKAGSLRHDPFAMLPFCGYHMADYWGHWLEMQEKLGDKFPKVYQVNWFRKDADGKFLWPGFGENSRVLDWIVRRAAGDVDAIDGVTGRYPNFEDFNLDGLGIDKDGWDQLFAIDPDAWAAEMDGTEEYFEQFGDKVPAAVVAQLAKFRERIAAAKQN; from the coding sequence ATGACGTCTGACAAGACTTATTCCGTCGAGGAGGTCCGGGCCGGAGCTCCTTCGGAGGCTCCCGATGACCTCGTTGCCTGGGTGGTGGAGCAGGCTAATCTTTCGAAGCCTGATTCGATCTACTGGGTCGATGGTTCCCAAGAAGAATGGGACCGACTGACCAGTGAAATGGTTGATTCGGGCATGTTTATCCGTTTGAACCCGGAGAAGCGCCCCAACTCGTTCTTGGCTCGTTCACTGCCATCGGACGTGGCGCGCGTCGAGTCACGCACGTTCATCTGCTCGGAGAAGGAAGAAGATGCCGGCCCGACGAATCACTGGGCCGAGCCGAGCGAGATGAAGGCCACGCTGCATGAGAAGTTCGACGGCGCTATGCGCGGCCGCACGATGTACGTGATCCCCTTCTCCATGGGTCCGGTGGGAGGCCCGATCTCCCAGCTGGGCATCGAGCTGACCGACTCCCCGTACGTGGTATGCAATATGCGCATCATGACCCGTATGGGCTCCGCCGCCCTCAAGCTCATCGGCGAGGGTCAGACCTGGGTTCCCTCCGTTCACTCCGTCGGCTACCCGCTGCGCGACGCCGACGGGACCACCCGCGAGGACGTGGCGTGGCCGTGCAACGACGAGAAGTACATCACGCACTTCCCGGAGACCAACGAGATCTGGTCCTACGGGTCCGGTTACGGTGGCAACGCACTGCTGGGCAAGAAGTGTTTCGCACTGCGTATCGCTTCGACCATGGCGCGCCGCGACGGCTGGATGGCGGAGCACATGCTCATCCTTCGCCTTACGGAGGAAAGCACCGGTCGCCAGTTCCATGTGACCGCCGCCTTCCCGTCTGCTTGCGGCAAGACGAACCTCGCCATGCTGCAGCCGACCATTCCGGGCTACAAGGTGGAGACCATCGGAGATGACATCGCCTGGATGCGTCCCGGCCCGGATGGCACCCTGCGCGCCATCAACCCGGAGGCAGGCTTCTTCGGAGTTGCCCCCGGCACCGCCTACACCACCAACCCGATGGCCATGGACACCATGAAGTCCAACACCATTTTCACGAATGTCGCGCTAACGGACGACGGTGACGTGTGGTGGGAGGGTATCGACGGCGAACAGCCGGAGCACCTCATTGACTGGCAGGGCAACGACTTCACTCCGGCGGATACCGCCGCTGGCAAGAAGGCGGCTCACCCGAATAGCCGTTTCACCACGCCGGCGTCGCAGTGCCCGATCATCTGCCCGGATTGGGAGGCTCCGGAGGGTGTTCCGATTGATGCCATCCTCTTCGGTGGTCGCCGCGCTACCAACGTGCCGTTGGTAGCCGAGCAGTACGAGGCAGCTCACGGCGTGTTCATCGGCGCCTCAGTGGCCTCTGAAGTCACTGCTGCGGCAACTGACGTGAAGGCTGGCTCGCTTCGCCATGACCCCTTCGCCATGCTGCCCTTCTGCGGCTACCACATGGCCGATTACTGGGGCCACTGGCTGGAGATGCAGGAGAAGCTGGGCGACAAGTTCCCGAAGGTGTACCAGGTCAACTGGTTCCGTAAGGACGCCGACGGCAAGTTCCTGTGGCCGGGCTTCGGCGAGAACTCGCGCGTGCTCGATTGGATCGTTCGCCGCGCTGCCGGCGACGTCGATGCTATCGACGGCGTGACCGGCCGTTACCCGAACTTCGAAGACTTCAACCTCGATGGTCTCGGCATTGACAAGGATGGGTGGGATCAACTGTTCGCCATCGATCCGGACGCCTGGGCGGCCGAGATGGATGGAACAGAGGAGTACTTCGAGCAGTTCGGAGATAAGGTTCCGGCTGCAGTTGTCGCGCAGCTTGCAAAGTTCCGCGAGCGGATCGCAGCTGCGAAGCAGAACTGA
- a CDS encoding NAD(P)H-binding protein — MTTVLVIGATGKVGRAVVNEALQRGFTVRAQTRNAKRAQRSLPANAEVVEALPTSADELRPLVAGVDAVVLTHGGDSDGENNFYAVIPALLEALDGSDTHISLMTLMNASRSAGAAASSYDFIEWKRRAERLVRASGHPYTIVRPGWFDYQGPADHQIDLRQGDLVTGQPGVDRHHIAQVLLEGAVNPSGARRTVEIFSKSGAPVTDFEALFATTTADPDGALDGTLDTHNVPLAEEPERVQMDIARFTR; from the coding sequence ATGACCACGGTTCTCGTTATTGGTGCCACGGGGAAGGTCGGGCGAGCGGTCGTCAACGAAGCCTTACAGCGTGGCTTCACCGTGCGCGCTCAAACTCGCAATGCCAAGCGCGCCCAACGATCATTGCCCGCCAACGCGGAAGTGGTGGAGGCGTTGCCGACGTCGGCAGATGAGCTCCGACCGCTCGTCGCCGGGGTAGATGCGGTTGTTCTTACACATGGCGGCGACAGTGATGGTGAGAACAACTTTTACGCAGTGATTCCAGCGTTACTGGAAGCGTTAGACGGCAGCGACACTCATATCAGCCTCATGACGCTTATGAATGCCAGCCGTTCAGCCGGGGCCGCAGCGTCGAGTTATGACTTCATCGAGTGGAAGCGCCGTGCCGAGCGGCTGGTTCGCGCCTCTGGCCATCCATACACGATTGTTCGCCCCGGATGGTTTGACTATCAGGGTCCAGCCGATCACCAGATTGATCTGCGCCAGGGGGATCTCGTTACCGGACAGCCGGGAGTTGATCGCCATCACATCGCGCAGGTTCTATTGGAAGGGGCGGTGAATCCGTCCGGTGCACGGCGCACGGTCGAAATATTCAGCAAGTCCGGTGCTCCGGTGACGGACTTCGAGGCGCTGTTCGCGACGACGACGGCGGACCCCGACGGCGCGTTGGACGGTACCCTCGATACACACAATGTGCCCTTGGCTGAGGAACCGGAGCGGGTCCAGATGGACATTGCCCGTTTCACACGCTGA